The Deltaproteobacteria bacterium DNA segment AGTTCATCCAGGTGGTTTCGTTTTTGCCACGTACCTCCAATCAAAAAAGACGAAAAGGTTTTGGCTTCTTCCGGACCCTCGAAATGGGACCAGAACAAATCTATCGCTGTTTCGACATCCCGGTTCGCCACATCGAGCCCGTAAAGAACTTTCAAGGCAATTTCTCTTGCCTTTCTTCTATGACTCATACACCCCTCTGAGTCTGTACGGCGTTACATGGTCCACATCAAACGAAAACCCCTGCATGACGTAACACCGCCGCTGTATCAGACAATCCTTTTCAGCAAATCCACCATTTCAATGGCTGTCATGGCGGCATCCCAACCCTTGTTGCCGGCTTTCGTTCCGGCACGCTCGATGGCCTGTTCAATGGTGTCGGTTGTAAGAACGCCGAACGCGATAGGAACTTCCGTGTCCAGTCCGACATTGGCGATCCCCTTCGAGACTTCAGCGCTGACGTATTCAAAATGGGGTGTGGCGCCCCGAATGACCGCGCCCAGGCAGATGACCGCATCAAACTGGCCGGTCTTGGCCAGCTTCTTCGCCGCGAGGGGCAGTTCAAAAGCGCCGGGCACCTTGTAAATCCTGATATCCTTTTCATCCGCCCCGGCCCGGGTGAGGGCGTCTACCGCCCCTTCGATCAGGCGTCCGCAGATAAAGTCATTGAACCGGCTCGCGGCAATGCCGAACTTCATCCCCTTGGCAACAATTTTACCTTCCGTTACTTTTGGCATCGTTTCCTCTCCGTCTTATTGGGTGTCTTGTCCACCGACCGATTCGCGGGTTTGTCCGCAACGACTCAGCACTTGTCCAGTATATGCCCCATCTTCTTCTTTTTGGTTTTCAGGTAATGAATGTTGGCATCGTTGGGTTTGATCTCGATGGGAACCCTTTCGGTGATGGTCAGCCCATAACCCTCCAGGCCGACAATTTTTTTGGGGTTGTTGGTCAGCATACGGATCTTGCGCACACCGAGATCGACAAGAATCTGGGCGCCGATACCATAATCCCGCAGATCATCTTTGAAGCCCAGCTCGATATTGGCCTCGACCGTATCCTTCCCCTTTTCCTGCAGTTCGTATGCCCGGATCTTGTTGACGAGTCCGATGCCCCGCCCTTCCTGGTGCATGTACACAATAATACCTTTGCCTTCATCATTGATCATGCCCATAGCCCGGCGTAATTGATCACCGCAGTCGCAGCGCTCGGATCCAAAAATATCGCCTGTAACACATTCCGAGTGAACCCGGACGAGAACCTCGTCGTCCTCGCTGATCTCTCCCTTGACAAGGGCGATGTGCTTCATCTCGTCCACATCATTTTCGTAAACGATCATTTTGAAATCACCACCGTAGCGGCTCGGAATGTTCGCCGACGCGGCCCGCCGGATCAGGGACTCGTGTCGCATTCTGTACTCGATCAGGTCAGCAATGGTCACGATCTTCATGTCATGTTCTTTGGCAAAGATCTCGAGATCAGGCATGCGGGCCATCATGCCGTCATCCCGCATGATTTCGCATATAACCCCCGCCTGCTTCAGGTTCGCCAGGCGGGCCAGATCAACGGATCCCTCGGTCTGGCCGGTCCGTACCAGCACACCGCCCCGTTTCGCCCGAATGGGAAAAACGTGGCCGGGACTGACGAGATCATCCGGCTGCACGTCATCGGCAATGGCAGACAGAATGGTCGTCGCCCGATCGGCGGCGGATATCCCTGTTGTAACACCCCGCTTGGCTTCTATTGAAACGGTAAAGGCCGTCCCGAAACGGGAACGGTTATCACGCACCATGGGGTACAACCCCAGTTTGTCCGCGTGTTCTTCCGTCAGGGTAAGACAAATCAGGCCACGGCCGTATTTGGCCATAAAGTTAATTGCCTCCGGCGTAACGAACTGCGCCGCCATACAAAGATCACCCTCATTTTCCCGGTCCTCGTCATCGACCAGAATCACCATTCTGCCACTTTTGATATCGACAATGGCTTCCTTGATTGAACTGACACCCATGATTCACCTTCATATAAATTTATTCCCGTTTTATCGGGTCCTGCTTACTTCAAAAATCCATACTCCGCCAAGACGGACCAATCAAACCCCGTCTTCTCCGAAGTGCCATGCCCACCGGGCTGAACGAACCGCTCGACGTACTTGCCGATGATGTCCGTTTCAATATTCACGGAATCCCCCACCTTTTTCAGACCGAGAGTCGTAACCCGGGCCGTGTGGGGAATCATGTTAACATAAAAACATCCGCTTTCAAACCGGTTTACCGTCAGGCTTACCCCGTCAACCGCAATGGAACCCTTGACGACGATGTATTTACCCGCCTCAGGGGAAACATCGATCCCCAACACAACGGACGATGACTTCAGGACCTTCTCCCGGACAATGCCTACCTCATCGACATGCCCCAGGACGAGGTGTCCCCCGAGAAAGTCCGTCAGGCGGAGGGCCTTTTCCAGGTTCACCCGGTCCCCTGCATGGAGTGTCTTCAGATTGGTTTTTCCCAGGCTCTCGGCAGACACATCGGCGGAAAAACGATCCCTGCTCACAGCGATAACGGTAAGACAGGTGCCGTTCACCGCGATACTGTCTCCCAGACGGACATCGCCCAAATCCAAGCCGCCTTCGACTTCGACGACGGCATCCTGCCCCTTGCGATCAATCCGCCGTACCGTTCCCAAAGCCTGTACAATTCCCGTAAACATGGGTTTTTCCATTATATTCTGAGTCCTGTGGGTCATCCCCACCCATGGCTCTGCTTATCCCTCGTCATCCCCGTCTTCGTTCGTTTTCAGAAATCCCTTTAATTCGTTAAGGAATTCGGTCACATCCCGAAATTGTCTGTAAACAGAGGCAAACCGTACATAGGCCACGCCATCCAGTTCCTGGAGTTCCTTCATAACCTTTTCGCCAATCAACGTCGTCGAAATCTCGTCACCCGAATACTCCTGGCAGGCCCGTTCCACATTTTCCACGATCCGTTCGATGTCTTCTGTTTTGATCCGCCTTTTCTCACAGGCCTTCTTGATGCCGGCACGAATCTTGGTCCGATCAAAAGATTCCCGGCGTCCGTCTTTCTTGACCACGGAGGGAAGCACTTCTTCCACATATTCGTAAGTGGTGAAACGACGCCCGCAGCCCACACATTCCCTGCGGCGCCTGATCGCACTGCCGTCCTTGCTGATCCGCGAATCGATTACGCGGTTCTCGCTGCTGGGACAAAAAGGGCATTTCATCGCCGTACCACCTTGATTCGGGCTTCGGCCAGCATTTCCTCCGCCATTTTATCGGCGTAACCATCCTTGACAACAATCATCGCAATACCGGCATTGATTGCCATTTTCGCGCAGATGATGCACGGCTGGTTCGTACAGTACAGGGTCGCCCCCTTGACACTGACCCCATGCAACGCCGCCTGGATGATCGCATTCTGTTCCGCGTGAAGCCCCCTGCAAAGTTCATGGCGTTCTCCCGAGGGAATTTGCAGTTTATCCCGCAGGCATCCCATCTCCAGGCAATGCCGAAGACCGGAGGGCGCCCCGTTGTAGCCAGTCGCCAAAATCCGCTTGTCCCGGACGAGGACGGCCCCCACCGTGCGACGCAAACAGGTGGAACGCTTCGCAACCAGACCCACAATATCCATGAAGTACTCATCCCAGCCGGGCCTTCCCGTCATCTCCCCCACCCCGTTCTCAGGAGTCACGCACCTCCTGATTCGATTCGGTTTCTCCCTCTCCCCGCGCGATGCGGTTCTCATACAGGGGAAAGCGTTCGCAGAGCGCCTTCACCCCTTCCCCGGCATCCCTGACCTTTTTCTCATCCTCCCGGTTGAGCAGGACCTGGGCAATCAAACGGGCGATCTGTTTCATCTCCGGCTCCTTCATGCCCCGGGTTGTCACAGCAGGGGTGCCAACGCGGATCCCGCTGGTAATCATGGGGCCCTGGGAATCGAAGGGTATGCCGTTTTTGTTGACCGTGATACCGGCCTGATCCAATATTTCCTGGGCTTCCTTCCCGGTCAGGTTTTTGTCGGTCAGATCGACCAGCATGAGGTGGTTGTCCGTACCCCCCGAAACGAGACGGAATCCGAGTTTTGCCAGCTCTTCGGCCATGGCTCCGGCATTTTTCACAATCTGTCCCTGATACTCGCGGAAATCATCCGACAGGGCCTCCCTGAATGCTACGGCCTTGGCGGCAATGACATGCATGAGGGGGCCACCCTGGGTACCCGGAAACACACGACTCCCCAGAACCCTGCTATGGTCTTCCCTGCACATGACCAAGCCACCCCGGGGACCGCGGAGCGTCTTGTGAGTCGTCGAGGTCACAAACTCGCAAAGCGGCACCGGGGTCGGATGATGGCCTGTCGCCACCATGCCCGCAATATGGGCAATATCGGCCAGGATCACGGCTCCGACCTGATCGGCCGCCTCCCGAAAAGCGGCGAAATCGATGATCCGGGAATAGGCGCTCGCCCCGACCACAATCATCTTGGGCCTGTGTTTTTTCGCCAGATCCATCACTTCGTTGTAATCGATCCTCTCCGTCTTCCGATCCACGCCGTAGGGGATAACGTTATAGAATTTACCTGAGAAGTTGGCCGGACTTCCATGGGAAAGATGGCCACCGTGAGAGAGATTCATGCCCAGGATGGTATCCCCCGGCTTGAGCACGGAAAAGTACACCGCCATGTTCGCCTGGGTTCCCGAATGGGGCTGAACGTTTACATAATCGACTCCGAAAAGGGCCTTGCAACGTTCGACCGCCAAGTTTTCCACGATATCGACAAACTCGCAACCGCCGTAATAACGCCTGCCCGGATAACCCTCGGCGTACTTGTTGGTCATAACACAACCCTGTGCTTCCAGCACGGCCTCGCTGACAAAATTCTCCGAAGCGATCAGTTCGATTTTGCCCGTTTGCCTTTCCGTCTCCCATAAAATGGCCCGGGCCACTTCGGGATCTTTCTTCATCAGTTCTGACATGTACGTGTTCCCCTCATTTGTTTCGCCTCTATTTCCCGGATTTTACCGAGACGCCGCCCATGACGTCCTCCGTCGAACTCCGTGACAAGCCACGTCCTTACAATTTTCTCCATGGCAACGGCCTCGGTCTGGCGGCCCGCCAGGATCAAAATATTCGCATCGTTGTGGCGCCGGCTCATTTCCGCGGTGTATTCGTCAAGACACAGAGCCGCCCGAACACCGGGAAACTTGTTCGCCACGATAGACATGCCCACACCGGACCCGCACAGCAGAATCCCCGCCTCATACTCGCCGGAGGAAACCTTTTCCGCCACAAAACAGGCGTAATCAGGATAATCCACGGAATCCGCATTGAACGTCCCGACGTCCAGTGCGCTGATACCCATTTCCCTCTGCACCGACTTCACCGCCTCTTTCAGGGCGTACCCGGCATGGTCCGATCCGATAACCAACTGACGCCACATCGTTTTCATCCGTCAAATTTCTTCATCACCAGTGTCGCATTCACACCCCCGAAACCAAAGGTGTTGGACAGGGCAATCCGAATTTCCTTTCTCCTCGCATGGAGGGGCACATAGTCAAGATCGCATTCCGGATCGGGCTCATCGAGATTGATCGTCGGAGGCAAAACGTGATCACGGATGGCCAGGACCGTAAACACGACCTCGACGCCGCCGGCGGCACCCAGCATATGACCCGTCATGGACTTCGTCGAACTGACCGGGACGCCTGGGGCGCTTTGACCGAAAACCTCCCGGATGGCCTGTGTTTCGTAAAGATCATTCAGGGGCGTTGATGTACCATGGGCATTGATATAGTCCACTTCCTTCGGCACAACACCACCGTCGGCCAGGGCCTCTCTCATGCACCGGACGGCCCCCTCATGCCCGGGTGGCGGCGCCGCCAGGTGAAACGCATCCGATGTCAGACCGTAGCCGATCACTTCACCGTAAATGGCTGCCCCTCTCTTCAACGCAACCGACAACTCCTCCAAAACAACGAGACCACATCCTTCACCGATAACAAAACCGTCCCTTTTCGTGTCGAAAGGGCAACTGGCTTTTTCCGGGACATCGTTCCTGACGGACAGGGCCCGCATGGCGTTGAATCCGGCAACCGCCATGGGGGAAACCGCCGCCTCGGTACCTCCGGCAATCATCAGATCGGCATAACCGTGACGAATAATCCGGAAAGCATCCCCGATGGCATTCGTGCCGGCGGCACAAGCCGTCACCGGGCAGGTAACGGGACCCTTGAATCCATAGCGGATGGAGACATGACCCGCCGCCAGGTTAGCGAGGACCGCCGGGATCATGAAGGTGGCCACCCGCCTGGGTCCCCCCTGCAAAAGGGTCTCCTTTTCTTTTTCGAGAGTGGACAAACCGCCGATACCCGAACCGATAATCACACCGGCGCGCCCGCAGGCAACCGTGGCTTCCCCCGCATCCTGAATCGCCATGTCCGCAGCAGCCAGGGCATAAACGATAAAGTCGTCCAGCCGGCGATATTCTTTTTTGTTGACATGCTGAAGCGGGTCAAAGTCCTTGATTTCTCCCGCAATCTTCGTATTGAAGGCAGACGTGTCGAATCTCGTGATGGCCCCGATACCGGATCTGCCCGCACAGATACCTCTCCAGGAATCTTCGACGGAGTTGCCCAAGGGTGTGACGGCTCCCAAGCCGGTTATAACGACCCTCCTTTTCAAAGACGCTGCCTCTCCATATCAGAAAACGGCCTTCACGAGACACCCCGGCTTTTCAGAAAATCAATCACATCCTGGACGGTCCTGATTTTCTCAAGCTCTTCATCAGCCACCTGAATATGGAAGGTTTCCTCCATCTCCATGATCAGCTCCACGAGATCCAGCGAATCGGCGCCCAGATCATCGATAAACGACGCTTCAGGTACGCACTCCTCCCGGGTTATATCCAACTGTTCCACAATCAAGCTTATAACCTTTTCTTCCAGCGTCATCTGCTCTCCCTTCTCTGTTCCCGAAAATATTGAACTTCAAAATTCATATGCATGACCACCCATGCCCGGTTGGCGCCGGTGGAACCGTCCCCTTCGCACGCCGCACCGATAACGAGATGTCAATTCCTCAACGCCGACAAGGTTCCCCTCAGGGAAGCCGTGTCTTCGACATGCAAAAGCCGAAGGCGGTCATCGACCTGCCTGGCCAGGCCTCCCAGAACCCGTTTCGGGCCCAGTTCCACCATGGTATCGACATCCATCGCGATCATTTTCTCGATTGTTTTCTGCCATTGGACCGGACTTGTAAGCTGCCTGACCAATAGATCCCCCGTTGTTCCGGCATCATGAAAAACCGCCGGATCGCAATTCGGAATAACGGGAACACGGCAGTCACGAATATGGATCTCCCCCAAGTCACGTTGCAATTTTGCAGCGGCTCCTTCCATGAGACCGCAATGGCAGGGCACGCTGATGGCCAGTTTGACGGCCCGGCGCGCCCCTCCGTCGATGGCCCGGGCCATCGCCTCGTCAACAGAATCGGTGTAGCCTGAAACGACAATCTGCTCCGGGGCGTTGATGAGCGATACGGCAACGATTCTCCCCTGCCGGCGGATGTCCTCGCATATCCGGTTTACGGTCTCTTTATTCAGGCCGATAATGGCCGCCATCGCACCGTCTCCCGGCGGCACCGCCTCTTCATGATACCTGGCCCGCGCCCACGCAAGGGGAATGACATCCTCCATGGACAAGGCCCCCGCCGCATACAGGGCGGCATACTCACCCAGGCTGTGTCCCGCAAGGACAAGGGGTTCGCCGTCGTAAGCGTCGGCGAAAACCTCATAAACGGCAATATCCAGGGTCAAAACGGTCATTTGTGTATGGATCGTCAGGTCGAGTGTTTCCTGGGGGCCATGAAAACAAAGAGAGGGGATATCGACACCGATTTCTTCCCCGACCCGATGAAAAACCTCCCTGACCCGCGGGATCTCCCGATAAAGCTCCGCTCCCATTCCCACATACTGGGACCCCTGGCCGGGGAAAATGAAGGCAACCCTGCCCATGAACACCTCTTCGTTCCGGCGTTAACTGGGAATCCCTTTGAGCGCGATGACTTCCCGGCCCTTGTAGGTGCCGCACGCTTTACAGACCCGGTGGGGAAGTTTCGGTTCCCCGCACTGGGGACATTTGGACGTCGAAGGCAACGTCAGGAAGTCATGAGCCCGGCGCATATTCCTTCGGGTCCTGGAATGTCTTTTTACTGGATTTGGCATGATCTATATCCTTTCTCCTGTTACATGAATTTCAATTTCAGATTTTTCAACGCGCCCAGGCGCTCATCGAATTTTTTCTCCCCGCAGGAACAACTGGATGTGTTCAGGTTTGTCCCGCACTGGGAGCAGAGTCCCCGGCAGTTATCCCGACAAAGCACCCGCATGGGAATCTGCAGAACGATCTGTTCAAGAATGATCGGGGCCAGATCGATCGTTTCTTCATCGTAGAATTCAACCTCCATGTCCTCCGCCGTGAGTTCTTTTTCCTCCCGCACGCTTTCCCGCCGAGGGATCAGGGTATAACGAAATCGGTTTTTGACGGGAATGAGGGCTTTTTCAAGACACAGGGAACATTCCGTTTCGATTTCGGTGTCAATATCACCCTCGACAAGGATCGAATCCATGACCTTTCTAACCCGGCAGAAAACATTCGCCTGCCCCATGGAAAAACGGCCCGTTTCACCCTGGGGAAGCAGCTCCTTCAACCACTTCCCATCCCGAAGAAAGGACAGTTCAAGACCCTCCTCCGTGATATTCGGCACATGAATCTTCAATTTTCAAATACTCCCGAACCAGCTCCACGCCGGTTCTCCAAAGGGGATACCCACCCAATATAAAGTGGTGTACTTAATGATAAATTCCTCATCTTGTCAAGTACAATTTGCGCCAAACCGGAACTTCACGGGAGGAGCGTTCCTGCCAAATCCGGCTTGACAAAGAGAGCGCATAAACCTATAAGGGGGCGAAATAATTTATCAAGGATCAGTATGATCACAGCATCAACCCGAGTCAGAACGCGCTTTGCCCCATCGCCGACAGGCTTTCTCCATATCGGGGGAGCCAGAACCGCTCTTTTTAACTGGCTTTACGCCCGACATACAGGAGGCGCCTTTATTCTGCGCATTGAAGACACGGATCAGCAGCGTTCAACGGAGGAATCCACCCAGGCGATCCTCGACGCCATGACCTGGCTCGGCCTGGACTGGGACGAGGGGCCTTTCTTCCAGGCCCAACGGGTGGACCGACACCGGAGCATGGTGGAACAGCTTATTCAGCAGGGGAAGGCCTACCACTGTACCTGCACGCCGGAGGAACTCGAACAAAAACGCAAAGCCGCCCTGGCCGAGGGAAGAAAGCCGAAATACGACGGCACCTGCCGTAACAGGGGGCTCCCTCGGTCGATCAACTCGGTGGTGCGCTTCCGCTGCCCCGAAGCCGGCGCCACAGTCGTGAAAGACCTCATCAAGGGGAATATCGTATTCAACAATGAAGAATTGGACGATCTGATCATCGAGCGGGCCGACAGGTACCCGACCTACAACTTCGCCGTGGTCGTGGACGACGCCGACATGGAGCTCACCCATGTGATCCGTGGTGACGACCATGTCAACAACACGCCCAGACAAATCCTTCTCTACCAGGCCCTGGGTTATGAGGTTCCTCTGTTCGCCCATGTCCCGATGATTCTCGGTCCAGACAAGGCCCGCCTGAGTAAGCGGCACGGTGCCACATCCGTCATGGCATACCGGGACATGGGGTTTCTGCCGGAAGCGCTGGTCAATTACCTGGTTCGCCTCGGCTGGGCTCACGGTGACCAGGAAATCTTCACCGGCGAGGAATTGACAGGTCTGTTTTCCCTGGAGGCTGTGGGCAAGTCCGCAGCCGTTTTCAACCCCGACAAGCTGTTGTGGCTTAACCAGCACTACATCAAGAATTGCCCGACGGATCGCCTGGCTGAGGAGATGAGGCCTTTCTGGCGCGGCATGGGGCTGGATGCGCCGGATACCGATTTTGCCCGCGGCATCGTCATCTCCCTGAAAGAGAGGGCCAAGACTCTCATCGAACTGGCTGAGGGAAGCCTCTTTTATTTTGCCGATGTCCCCGGCTACGAAGAAGAGGCGACGCGCAAGTTCCTCACGCCGGAAGCTTCAGGATACCTGGAAGCCATCGCTGAGGCGTTGCCGTCCCTGGCCGACTATTCCAAAGCGGGTATCGAAAACTTCCTGCGGAGCCTCGCGGAAGAACGGGGCACGAAACTGAAATTTATCGCCCAACCGCTTCGAGTCGCCTTGACCGGAAAAACCGTCAGCCCAGGCATCGACGATGTGATGGCCATTCTCGGCAAAGAGAGGGTGTTGGAGCGACTGCGTCACGCGGTGAATTTTATCGGGAAACAGGCGTTACCCGCTGCGGATTCACCTTGACATTTCGGTCCTGATTGAATAAATAGCATCGTCTTGTCATCCGGGCCCACGGCATGGCCCGCCGGAAACGGTTTCGGGTGACCAGGAAACATAAGCGGTCCCATCGTCTAGTGGTCAGGACGCTGGCCTCTCACGCCGGAAACCGGGGTTCAAGTCCCCGTGGGACCACCAATAGCAAGATCAAGGGGTTGCACCATCGGATGCGACTCCTTTTTTCTTTGCATGATCCTTGTTTCCAACCTCCGGGGTGAGGATCAGATATGCTCTGTTTTTCACGCTTTGTGCGCGTGGCCGGCTCATTCACGTTACGTTTAATCTCTATGCTCGAGGTGCCTCAATTTCAATTACAAGGCCATTCTCTACGCGTCGTTTTCGTCTATTTCCCCCTGGTTCCCGGTATTTGCGTCATCTTTGGAAAGGTTGGCTCATATCGCCGGATTTGGATAGTTTAAGAATCAAAAATCGTTCAATTTAGGTGGGTACTTTGGGTTTAACTCTGGACATACTGATTTGCACCATTGACGAGGGTATCGAAAACATCGCCTCCATCCTTCAGGAAGAAAGGTCTGATGTAACCTACATCGTATCCCATCAAATTACAGACCACAAGTTCCGCCAGATTCCTCCCCCATTGAAAGTTCGAAATGACGTCCTTATTTCTCATATCAAAGGGAGAGGGCTCTCCGCAAACCGGAACAACGCGCTCTCTCTGGCCCGCGGCGACATTGCCGTTTTAGCCGACGACGACATTCTCTATTTGACCGATACTTTTCATCAGGTTCTGAATTCATTTGACGAGAACCCCGATGCCGAAGTGATCTGCTTCAAAATCAAAAACATGGCGTTCTCCGGAGAATATAAACCTTATCCCGCCCGGCCAACCCGGATAAATAAGCTGGGCCGCTATCCTATCAGTTCCATTGAAATTGCATTCCGTGTCGCAGCCGTTCGGGAAAGGCAAATCCGTTTCGACGAAAGGTTCGGATTGGGCAGCCCTGTTGTAATCGGGGGAGAAGAACAGGTTTTCATTGATACTTGTTTATCCCGGGGCTTGAGGGTTCTTTACCTTCCAATATACATCGTTAAACATAACGGCCTGGGCTCAATTGCGAAATTGCCGTTCCATGATATTGAAAGGGCGGTAACGATGAGTGCCGTCGATGCCCAAATCTCTCCCATCATTGCCATTCCCAAGGCCTTTGGGAGAACAGCAAGGTATATGCCACAAATGCTTTCCCACAAAACAAACCCCGTTCATTTTCTTTTCCAATCCCTCAAAGCCATCCATTATATCTGGTCGACAAATAAAAAATGATTCTGTCCCACATATTGTGCGGAGACAAAACGATGAAAAACATGGGTTGCCGATGTTTTGCCGGGCCTGATGTTCCGCATCCTCCATTACTACAGGAGAAGCGTTGAACATGATCCGATGAGGCTTTAGGGGTTTTCAAAGGGGCGGCCAAACCGGACGTGAAAACGGACAGGTCCCTTGTCCCGTCAATGAATGAAGCGCCGGACCCACCAGGTATTGCCTTTCCACCGGTTCCCGACCCTGTCCTGCCCTCACAGGTTTCAATTGACAAAGTCTCCTCAAATGATTAGCCATATTCTCATTGGGATATCACAGGAACACCGTCATTCGCGTGAACCGGAACGCCCTGCGGACGAATCGGCGGGCGGCGAGAACGAGGACGATTCCGGCCGCCCTTCCACGGCCCATCAACCTTCAACCAGTCATGAGGAGCGGACATGAAAGAAACGGATGAAAAGCGGGGGTTAAGCCGCAGATCATTTCTCAGGACCACCGCGGGCACCCTGGCCGTTACGGGGTTCACCGGGATCGGAACATTGCGTGCCGCGGAGGCGGGAAAACTGGCAACGCTCATCGACCTCAGCCTCTGCGACGGTTGTCCCACCATGACCGTACCCGCCTGTGTTTCCGCCTGCAGAGATCTCAACCGGGACACGATTCCGGCCATAGCCGACCCCATCCCGGTACCCTGGCCGCGGAAAACGGTGGAGGACTGGTCGGACAGGCGGGAGATCTCCGACCGGCTTACCCCGTACAACTATCTCTATGTACACCGGGTCGAGATCGACCAGGGAGGCAGACAAAGAACCCTGTTCGTCCCACGGCGCTGCATGCACTGCGACAACCCGGCCTGCGCAACGATCTGCCCCTTCTCGGCGAACCACAAGTTCGAAAACGGCGCCGTCGTCATCAACCAGAACCGATGTTTCGGCGGCGCCAAGTGCAAGGCGGTCTGCCCCTGGAAGATCCCGCAGCGCCAGTCCGGTGTGGGCATTTATCTGCACATCCTGCCGGACTACATGGGAAACGGTGTCATGTACAAGTGCGATCTCTGTCACGATCGTCTCACCCGGGGCGAACAACCGGCCTGCATCGAGGCATGCCCGCGGCAGGCCATGCTCATCGGGCCGCGTGAAGAGATTCTCGCGGAGGCGGAAGGACGCGCCCGAAATATGAGGGGTTACCTCTACGGGAAAGACGAAAACGGGGGCACCTCGACGATCTACGTTTCGCCCGTGTCCTTCGATTTGATCAATGCATCCATGGCCCGTGAACCGGGCAGACCGGGGATGAAGCCGGGTGTGAAAAGAGAAATGGCCGAATCAGACGGTCTGGGAAAGGCCGTTCTTGCGGCACCCGCCCTCGGTGCCGTCGTCGGCGCGGCGGGCGCTTTCAGGTGGCTTGCCGGACGAAAGACAAG contains these protein-coding regions:
- the fabD gene encoding ACP S-malonyltransferase, whose translation is MGRVAFIFPGQGSQYVGMGAELYREIPRVREVFHRVGEEIGVDIPSLCFHGPQETLDLTIHTQMTVLTLDIAVYEVFADAYDGEPLVLAGHSLGEYAALYAAGALSMEDVIPLAWARARYHEEAVPPGDGAMAAIIGLNKETVNRICEDIRRQGRIVAVSLINAPEQIVVSGYTDSVDEAMARAIDGGARRAVKLAISVPCHCGLMEGAAAKLQRDLGEIHIRDCRVPVIPNCDPAVFHDAGTTGDLLVRQLTSPVQWQKTIEKMIAMDVDTMVELGPKRVLGGLARQVDDRLRLLHVEDTASLRGTLSALRN
- the rpmF gene encoding 50S ribosomal protein L32, translating into MPNPVKRHSRTRRNMRRAHDFLTLPSTSKCPQCGEPKLPHRVCKACGTYKGREVIALKGIPS
- a CDS encoding DUF177 domain-containing protein, translating into MKIHVPNITEEGLELSFLRDGKWLKELLPQGETGRFSMGQANVFCRVRKVMDSILVEGDIDTEIETECSLCLEKALIPVKNRFRYTLIPRRESVREEKELTAEDMEVEFYDEETIDLAPIILEQIVLQIPMRVLCRDNCRGLCSQCGTNLNTSSCSCGEKKFDERLGALKNLKLKFM
- the gltX gene encoding glutamate--tRNA ligase, giving the protein MITASTRVRTRFAPSPTGFLHIGGARTALFNWLYARHTGGAFILRIEDTDQQRSTEESTQAILDAMTWLGLDWDEGPFFQAQRVDRHRSMVEQLIQQGKAYHCTCTPEELEQKRKAALAEGRKPKYDGTCRNRGLPRSINSVVRFRCPEAGATVVKDLIKGNIVFNNEELDDLIIERADRYPTYNFAVVVDDADMELTHVIRGDDHVNNTPRQILLYQALGYEVPLFAHVPMILGPDKARLSKRHGATSVMAYRDMGFLPEALVNYLVRLGWAHGDQEIFTGEELTGLFSLEAVGKSAAVFNPDKLLWLNQHYIKNCPTDRLAEEMRPFWRGMGLDAPDTDFARGIVISLKERAKTLIELAEGSLFYFADVPGYEEEATRKFLTPEASGYLEAIAEALPSLADYSKAGIENFLRSLAEERGTKLKFIAQPLRVALTGKTVSPGIDDVMAILGKERVLERLRHAVNFIGKQALPAADSP
- a CDS encoding glycosyltransferase family 2 protein gives rise to the protein MGLTLDILICTIDEGIENIASILQEERSDVTYIVSHQITDHKFRQIPPPLKVRNDVLISHIKGRGLSANRNNALSLARGDIAVLADDDILYLTDTFHQVLNSFDENPDAEVICFKIKNMAFSGEYKPYPARPTRINKLGRYPISSIEIAFRVAAVRERQIRFDERFGLGSPVVIGGEEQVFIDTCLSRGLRVLYLPIYIVKHNGLGSIAKLPFHDIERAVTMSAVDAQISPIIAIPKAFGRTARYMPQMLSHKTNPVHFLFQSLKAIHYIWSTNKK
- a CDS encoding 4Fe-4S dicluster domain-containing protein, which codes for MKETDEKRGLSRRSFLRTTAGTLAVTGFTGIGTLRAAEAGKLATLIDLSLCDGCPTMTVPACVSACRDLNRDTIPAIADPIPVPWPRKTVEDWSDRREISDRLTPYNYLYVHRVEIDQGGRQRTLFVPRRCMHCDNPACATICPFSANHKFENGAVVINQNRCFGGAKCKAVCPWKIPQRQSGVGIYLHILPDYMGNGVMYKCDLCHDRLTRGEQPACIEACPRQAMLIGPREEILAEAEGRARNMRGYLYGKDENGGTSTIYVSPVSFDLINASMAREPGRPGMKPGVKREMAESDGLGKAVLAAPALGAVVGAAGAFRWLAGRKTRLVKEGKNNG